The following are from one region of the Segatella oris genome:
- the rpe gene encoding ribulose-phosphate 3-epimerase: protein MKTLVSPSLLAADFLHLKDEIEMINNSQADWLHMDIMDGVFVPNISFGFPVLEAVSKVCKKPLDVHFMIVHPEQYIEQTAKLGAMMMNVHYETCTHLHRTVQQIHAAGMKAGVTLNPSTPVSMLEDIIYDVDMVLLMSVNPGFGGQKFIENTIRKVKRLRKMIDDAGTHTLIEIDGGVQGETAPRLVKAGADVLVSGSYVFKSADPHATIEALKKLE from the coding sequence ATGAAAACATTAGTATCGCCATCACTGTTGGCAGCCGACTTTCTTCACCTGAAAGACGAAATCGAAATGATTAACAACAGCCAGGCAGATTGGCTGCATATGGACATCATGGATGGCGTATTCGTGCCCAACATCTCTTTCGGTTTTCCCGTTCTTGAGGCTGTAAGCAAGGTGTGTAAAAAGCCTTTGGATGTGCATTTCATGATTGTGCATCCCGAACAATACATTGAACAGACTGCCAAACTCGGTGCCATGATGATGAATGTGCACTATGAAACCTGTACGCATCTGCACCGAACCGTACAGCAAATCCATGCTGCCGGCATGAAAGCGGGTGTCACCTTGAACCCTTCAACGCCTGTAAGCATGCTCGAAGATATTATCTATGATGTCGACATGGTATTGCTGATGAGTGTCAATCCGGGCTTTGGCGGACAGAAATTCATCGAGAACACCATTCGCAAAGTGAAGCGTCTGCGCAAGATGATTGACGATGCAGGAACGCATACGCTTATCGAAATTGACGGTGGAGTGCAAGGCGAAACAGCGCCACGATTGGTGAAAGCCGGCGCAGATGTACTTGTCAGTGGAAGCTATGTGTTCAAAAGTGCTGACCCTCATGCGACCATTGAGGCCTTGAAAAAATTGGAATAA
- a CDS encoding RNA polymerase sigma factor, with product MKNLNVMTDEKLAVDYVNGDNRAFDELLLRHQSKLFSYILFVVHNREIADDLFQETFVKVITKLQQGKYSPSGKFGAWVMRIAHNVIMDHYRGVKVQKIVDTSSDNDLSNIGSKDFVSLDIESEYVNTQVLEDVRKLMNFLPETQREVVYMRFYQQLSFKEIAEMTNVSINTSLGRMRYAILNLRRMVRDNQITLQMV from the coding sequence ATGAAGAATCTGAATGTAATGACTGATGAGAAGTTGGCCGTAGACTATGTCAATGGCGATAATCGGGCGTTTGATGAACTGTTATTACGCCATCAGTCCAAGTTGTTTTCCTATATCCTATTTGTCGTTCATAACCGCGAAATCGCTGATGATCTCTTTCAAGAGACGTTCGTAAAAGTCATTACCAAGCTGCAACAAGGTAAGTATTCACCGAGTGGAAAGTTTGGAGCTTGGGTCATGCGCATTGCTCATAACGTCATCATGGACCATTATCGGGGGGTGAAAGTGCAGAAGATTGTTGATACATCCTCTGATAACGACCTTTCGAACATCGGTTCCAAAGACTTCGTTTCGCTTGACATAGAAAGTGAATATGTCAACACACAGGTGCTGGAAGATGTCAGAAAACTGATGAATTTCCTGCCGGAAACACAGCGTGAAGTCGTATATATGCGGTTCTATCAGCAGCTTTCATTCAAGGAAATCGCTGAAATGACCAATGTAAGTATCAACACAAGTCTCGGTCGCATGCGCTATGCTATCCTCAATCTCCGCAGGATGGTGAGAGACAACCAAATCACTTTGCAGATGGTTTAG
- a CDS encoding SusC/RagA family TonB-linked outer membrane protein: MLIQLKPIRIAFIGVLLLFVGNLSAQTIKGNVSDKSGEPVIGATVMETGSQGNGVITDLDGNFVLNMKGNMKKITVSYVGMKTQTLGVAGKNTVNVVLEDEATSLNDVVVIGYGSVKRKDITGSVSTVSNEALAAVPVASASEALTGKLAGVQVTTSEGSPDATVKIRVRGGGSITQSNDPLFIVDGFPVDDISNIPATDIEDITVLKDASSTAIYGSRGANGVILVTTKNGKSGKVNVSYNTYYSWKKLAKKMNVLSPADYAKWQYELALLKNDNNPNKINSYTDYFGNYRDIDLYNNVKGNDWQDMTYGRIGHTYNHNLSVTGGNENIKYSFSYAHINDKAIMVGSSFKRDNFSLKLNTKPSKTTTFDLQARFSDTDIRGGGANDSQGKFDTDKRLKDAVIYPVIPLRGLDEANTSFDDSDMNIYDPLTSAADNDRKKQNKNLNMAGSFGWEIIKHLTLKTEFGYDYYTLYDKRFFGLTSYQARNYADQAFANHPLISLDNDVRERFRNTNTINYDFKSLFKTKDHSLNMLLGHEYIITKEHENINQVVGFPKTYDAATAWRLSSQGTASATSDFYYPDDKLLSFFTRANYSYKDKYLASATFRADASSKFSKGNRWGYFPSAALAWRITSEKFMNGTRKWLDDLKLRFSLGTAGNNNIASGQLIQEYMPYEATAPQRTWVNGFTNPLRPSNYMANPDLKWETTITRNIGLDWTLFNGKLNGSFEFYKNTTKDLLIAFPVSGTGYEYQYRNLGKTQNVGFETTFTWHVINKKNWGIDLSGNINFNKNKIKQLGINDFYQETRWASSEIDPEYIVAVGGHVGEIIGYQNAGRYEVSDFKGYDASTEKWILKDGVDDASAIVGKLRPGSLKLKDLDGDHKITPNDKTKIGDVTPTCFGGFNINVRAYNFDLGAQFNYSIGNQEYNANKIEYTTTGKYIYRNMIDVMAEGKRWTNLDPETGLLCNDPVRLAKLNENTTMWSPYMSKMVLTDWAIEDASFLRLNTLTLGYTLPNHLTRRVGINSLRLYCTGYNLFTITGYSGFDPESDTVKKNALTPNVDYSAYPKSRSFVIGMNLNF, from the coding sequence ATGCTTATCCAATTGAAACCAATTCGCATTGCGTTTATTGGAGTCCTATTGCTATTTGTAGGAAATCTATCTGCGCAGACAATCAAGGGAAACGTGAGCGACAAGTCCGGCGAACCTGTTATCGGAGCGACGGTGATGGAGACTGGAAGTCAGGGAAATGGCGTTATCACTGACCTTGATGGAAACTTTGTTCTCAATATGAAAGGGAACATGAAGAAGATTACCGTGTCTTATGTGGGCATGAAAACTCAGACACTTGGTGTTGCAGGAAAGAACACTGTCAACGTCGTTCTCGAAGACGAAGCAACAAGTTTGAACGATGTTGTCGTTATCGGCTATGGCTCAGTAAAGCGCAAAGACATCACCGGTTCGGTGTCGACAGTCAGTAATGAGGCCCTTGCAGCCGTACCGGTTGCCTCTGCTTCCGAGGCTTTGACCGGCAAGTTAGCCGGTGTTCAGGTAACAACATCAGAGGGATCTCCTGATGCAACGGTGAAAATTCGCGTGCGCGGAGGTGGCTCTATCACGCAAAGTAACGACCCACTGTTTATTGTTGACGGCTTCCCTGTTGATGACATCAGCAACATTCCGGCTACGGATATCGAAGATATTACCGTGCTGAAAGATGCTTCTTCAACTGCAATTTATGGTAGCCGAGGTGCAAATGGTGTTATTCTTGTCACGACCAAAAACGGTAAATCAGGTAAAGTCAACGTGAGTTATAACACGTATTACAGCTGGAAGAAACTTGCCAAGAAGATGAATGTGCTCTCTCCTGCTGACTATGCAAAATGGCAATATGAGCTTGCCTTGCTCAAGAACGACAACAATCCAAACAAAATCAACTCCTATACAGACTATTTTGGAAACTACAGAGACATTGACCTATATAATAATGTGAAAGGAAATGACTGGCAAGACATGACCTATGGTCGTATCGGTCATACCTATAACCACAATCTCAGCGTTACAGGTGGCAATGAAAACATAAAGTATTCATTCAGTTATGCACACATTAACGACAAGGCAATCATGGTAGGTTCGAGCTTTAAGCGTGATAACTTCAGTCTGAAGCTCAATACAAAACCTTCTAAAACAACGACTTTTGACCTGCAAGCCCGCTTTAGTGACACTGATATTCGTGGTGGCGGTGCAAATGATTCACAGGGGAAATTCGATACTGACAAGCGCTTGAAAGATGCCGTTATCTATCCTGTTATCCCATTGCGAGGCCTTGATGAGGCCAACACTTCATTCGATGACAGCGACATGAACATCTATGATCCGCTCACTTCTGCAGCTGATAACGATAGGAAAAAACAGAATAAGAACCTGAATATGGCTGGTTCTTTCGGTTGGGAGATTATCAAGCATCTCACATTAAAGACCGAATTCGGCTATGATTATTATACATTGTACGACAAACGCTTCTTTGGTTTGACCTCTTATCAGGCTCGCAACTATGCTGATCAGGCTTTTGCCAATCATCCATTAATCAGTCTTGACAATGATGTTCGCGAAAGGTTCCGCAACACCAACACGATTAACTATGACTTCAAAAGCCTTTTCAAAACGAAAGACCACAGTCTTAACATGTTGCTTGGACATGAATATATCATCACAAAAGAACATGAAAATATCAATCAGGTTGTAGGATTTCCGAAGACTTATGACGCTGCTACAGCATGGCGTTTGTCTTCACAAGGAACAGCATCTGCAACAAGTGACTTCTATTATCCTGACGACAAGCTGCTCTCTTTCTTTACCCGTGCCAACTATAGCTATAAAGATAAGTATCTGGCCAGTGCCACATTCCGCGCTGACGCCTCCTCAAAGTTCTCGAAAGGAAACCGTTGGGGCTACTTCCCCTCAGCTGCTTTAGCATGGCGAATCACAAGTGAGAAGTTCATGAACGGTACGAGAAAGTGGCTCGATGACCTTAAATTGCGTTTCAGTTTGGGTACAGCGGGCAACAATAATATCGCTTCGGGACAGCTCATTCAGGAATATATGCCCTATGAAGCTACCGCTCCACAACGTACTTGGGTGAATGGTTTCACCAACCCATTGAGACCATCCAACTACATGGCTAACCCTGATTTGAAATGGGAGACCACAATCACTCGCAACATCGGATTGGACTGGACACTGTTCAATGGCAAGCTGAATGGAAGCTTTGAGTTCTATAAAAACACCACAAAAGACTTGCTGATAGCTTTCCCTGTGTCAGGAACCGGCTACGAATACCAGTATAGAAACCTTGGAAAGACTCAGAATGTAGGCTTTGAAACAACGTTCACCTGGCACGTCATCAATAAGAAGAACTGGGGTATTGACTTAAGTGGAAACATCAATTTCAACAAGAATAAGATTAAACAACTCGGCATTAACGACTTCTATCAAGAGACACGTTGGGCGTCAAGTGAAATTGATCCCGAGTACATTGTAGCTGTTGGAGGTCATGTCGGAGAGATTATTGGCTATCAGAATGCAGGTAGATATGAGGTTTCCGACTTCAAAGGATATGATGCTTCGACTGAAAAATGGATATTGAAAGACGGTGTTGACGATGCAAGTGCTATCGTTGGCAAACTTCGTCCGGGTTCTTTGAAGCTGAAAGACTTAGACGGTGACCATAAAATTACCCCTAACGACAAGACCAAGATCGGTGATGTGACTCCAACTTGCTTTGGCGGTTTCAACATCAACGTACGCGCCTACAACTTCGATTTGGGTGCACAGTTCAACTATTCTATCGGCAATCAAGAATACAATGCCAACAAGATTGAATACACAACGACTGGAAAATACATCTACCGCAACATGATTGACGTCATGGCTGAGGGCAAACGATGGACTAATCTCGACCCAGAAACAGGTTTGTTGTGCAATGATCCCGTGCGTTTGGCAAAGCTCAATGAGAACACAACCATGTGGTCTCCCTACATGAGTAAGATGGTGTTGACCGACTGGGCCATTGAAGATGCATCGTTCCTGCGCCTCAACACACTCACCTTGGGTTACACCTTGCCAAACCACTTGACTCGCCGTGTCGGTATAAACAGCCTCCGTCTATATTGCACAGGCTACAATCTGTTCACGATTACAGGCTATTCCGGCTTCGATCCAGAGTCTGATACGGTCAAGAAGAACGCCCTCACGCCTAATGTTGACTATTCAGCATACCCCAAGAGTCGTTCATTTGTCATCGGTATGAATCTTAATTTCTAA